The Anastrepha ludens isolate Willacy chromosome X, idAnaLude1.1, whole genome shotgun sequence genome includes a window with the following:
- the LOC128870041 gene encoding uncharacterized protein K02A2.6-like gives MTSHRLQRWAITLMTYKYDVKYRKTAENGNADALSRLPLGPDEEFDKQEACLNVKTINTPIDPDVILKHAGKDAILRRVTVFVKNGWPEKQPPQDSDLRSFFNRKNSLTIINNHLCFQAEHTRVVIPASWKQQILQLLHDGHWGTSRMKQLARQHVWWVDIDNDIAKLAAKCDICKAVNPGPAREYEGWPEPNHPWERVHIDFAGPFFGSMWLICVDAFSQFPFITQLTTTTTADTISALAAIFAIEGIPKTFVSDNGAQLISEEFKIFCAQLGIKHLTSAPFHPASNGLAERYVRTFKSAVKKNVDDGLQLRAAVTKYLSTYRSMPNADGKSPAEILHDRPVRTLLSQIFETAKVKTKDGARKSKFCINEPIFARNYAKGEKWLQGIITRQLGKMLYVVKTSCGYLKRHVNQLKSRFSTNVSSQTESDLVAWDPKADDSTPTPDAPNVQPMEDSSSQGDLQLRRSTRTRQNINRYEAKDFRKIKSNTKNCVQHNDRSCEQWI, from the coding sequence ATGACGTCACATCGGTTGCAACGCTGGGCCATAACGCTCATGACATATAAGTACGATGTCAAATATCGCAAAACTGCTGAAAATGGAAATGCAGACGCGCTATCACGACTACCGCTAGGGCCTGATGAGGAATTTGACAAACAAGAAGCCTGTTTAAACGTTAAAACAATTAATACGCCGATAGATCCAGACGTTATTTTAAAGCACGCCGGGAAAGATGCAATTCTACGCCGAGTTACAGTCTTTGTCAAAAATGGGTGGCCAGAAAAGCAACCTCCTCAAGACTCTGATCTTCGTTCATTTTTCAATAGGAAAAATTCTTTGACAATAATTAACAATCATCTATGTTTTCAAGCGGAACATACCCGTGTAGTTATTCCAGCATCTTGGAAACAACAAATTCTTCAATTACTTCATGATGGTCACTGGGGTACATCCAGGATGAAACAATTAGCCAGACAACACGTATGGTGGGTGGACATCGACAACGATATCGCCAAGCTCGCAGCAAAGTGCGACATATGCAAAGCTGTAAACCCTGGTCCAGCACGAGAATACGAAGGTTGGCCTGAACCAAACCATCCATGGGAAAGGGTCCACATCGACTTTGCAGGTCCGTTTTTCGGTTCTATGTGGCTCATTTGTGTGGATGCATTCTCGCAATTTCCATTCATTACTCAACTGACGACTACAACTACAGCTGATACAATTTCTGCGCTAGCTGCAATTTTCGCTATCGAAGGAATTCCAAAAACTTTCGTAAGTGACAACGGTGCACAGCTCATATCAGAGGAGTTTAAGATTTTCTGCGCTCAGCTGGGTATTAAGCACTTAACTAGCGCACCGTTCCATCCGGCATCTAACGGTCTTGCTGAAAGATATGTTAGGACGTTCAAATCCGCCGTGAAGAAAAACGTTGACGACGGACTACAGCTAAGAGCAGCTGTAACAAAGTACTTATCGACATATCGTTCCATGCCTAACGCTGATGGAAAATCGCCTGCCGAAATTCTACATGACAGACCGGTACGAACTTTGTTAAGCCAGATTTTCGAGACAGCGAAGGTAAAAACAAAAGATGGAGCACGCAAAAGCAAGTTCTGCATAAACGAACCGATCTTCGCTCGAAACTACGCTAAAGGGGAAAAGTGGTTACAAGGCATAATTACAAGGCAACTCGGAAAAATGCTCTACGTCGTGAAGACTTCCTGTGGGTACTTGAAACGACATGTAAACCAACTTAAATCCAGGTTTAGCACCAACGTAAGTTCTCAAACAGAATCAGATTTGGTAGCTTGGGATCCGAAAGCAGACGACTCTACACCGACACCTGACGCACCGAATGTGCAGCCTATGGAAGATAGCTCATCACAAGGGGATCTCCAACTTCGCAGAAGCACACGCACTCGACAGAATATTAATCGCTATGAAgcgaaagattttcgaaagattaaatcaaacacaaaaaattgcGTACAACACAATGATAGAAGCTGTGAACAGTGGATCTGA
- the LOC128870042 gene encoding uncharacterized protein K02A2.6-like, with protein sequence MPGLGRRSQSNVRRATSRANRTNDHRETDPENSRIDMSELRYLVSDNKVDRLRMQRVRAPQTQQHQARHNEIELIYRRNASVILERAAFHYEPAIDYCADKSIDLKDAYLQMELDDDSKAIMVVNTPLGLYQYQRLPYGIASATAIFQRYLEQLIQGIEGCGNYLDGIIITAPTFDEHMQRVENILQVLQSNGIKCKQQKCFFLQEKIEYLGRQISAGGILPDEFGLVAVRDLKPLKNIKQVEAFMDICPINMLRRKNVPFTWGPKQQQAFTSLKHLRTTTSNYL encoded by the exons aTGCCTGGCTTAGGTCGTCGCAGTCAATCAAATGTGCGAAGAGCTACCTCACGTGCTAACCGCACTAATGACCACAGAGAGACAGATCCAGAAAATAGTCGTATTGATATGTCAGAATTGCGTTATTTAGTGAGTGATAATAAAGTAGATAGGCTTAGAATGCAACGAGTTCGTGCACCTCAAACACAACAACACCAAGCACGACATAATGAAATTGAGCTAATCTACAGACGGAATGCTTCTGTGATTCTTGAACGAGCTGCATTCCACTATGAACCTGCAATTGATTATTGTGCTGACAAATCG ATTGATCTTAAGGACGCGTATCTGCAGATGGAGCTAGACGATGATTCAAAAGCAATCATGGTAGTCAACACGCCGTTGGGGCTATATCAGTATCAACGTCTTCCGTATGGAATAGCCAGCGCGACAGCAATTTTTCAAAGGTACCTCGAGCAACTTATACAAGGCATCGAAGGTTGTGGCAATTATCTTGATGGCATCATCATCACAGCGCCTACATTCGATGAGCACATGCAACGCGTCGAAAACATTCTCCAAGTTCTTCAAAGCAACGGTATTAAATGCAAACAgcaaaagtgtttttttctCCAGGAAAAGATCGAGTATCTGGGTCGACAAATCAGCGCAGGGGGAATTTTGCCAGACGAATTCGGCCTGGTAGCGGTAAGAGATCTTAAGCCACTAAAAAACATCAAGCAAGTCGAGGCATTCATGG ATATCTGCCCTATCAATATGCTACGCCGAAAAAACGTCCCATTTACGTGGGgcccaaaacaacaacaagcgttCACATCACTTAAGCACTTGCGCACTACGACGAGCAATTACCTCTAG